The nucleotide window CTGAGCATGACTCatcaaaataaaccgtgaatctctgaccaatgtaaggagagtttattcacacgtgacttgttttagcccttttggtccgattagaaactttgcagtgtaaaagcgaaccgcaccaagagcaaagagcaacaaagtAACAATTTcaatccctgttttggaacaaatgaatcgattcacaggtgaaagcaccctaagaagcACATCTGGAGAACGGCAGAGTTGCTAATATTAGCTGAAGGCGCTGCATGTTTAGTGTTTTCATTGTTGATGGGTATGATTTCTACTCACAGGTGGAGGATGTGAGGTACAAACAAGAAGCACTGAGGAAGCAGCAGGAAGCGGCACACACTGAGCAAATAGCAACACTGAAACATGAACATGAGACTTCACTCACAGGTGATTTCACTGCAGTCATCGACAGTTTCTGCTTTTGTTTAATGTACTGTATTTTGAATTTGATCTTGATCTTCCTGTATgacaaagatttttttcttcTCCCCTTTTCCAGAGCTCAAGAAGGCTCATGAAAATGACATGCAAGAACTTGACAAAACGCTCAAGGAGTCTGAGGCCATGCTTAATGTATGCATCACCATCTCATCATTTCCCTTACTGTTTAACTTGGAATATTTGAGATCTTTACTTTGtgtctttgctttttttttgttaattgtttatttgatCGCTGTTGTCTTCACTACAGGAGAAGATAGAGACTTTGACAGCAGAAAATGAGGCTTTGAAAGAAAGACTGAGAGAGGAGCAGGAGTGGAGGAGAGCTGCGGCTGACAAAAGCCAGGTAAGATGTACAATGAAATGCATTATTCTCAATACAACTTTAGGGATGATTTACACTTGGCATTATTGAATAAATTTGTTTCTGATTGCATATTTGTGTATTACTTCCTTGgacaaaacaaaagttaaaactAAAATCGGTTTATGATTATGATTTCCagttaattttttaatgaattgATATTGATTGtaattttaattgaaatattaaagttaATTCTGTACATGCTTTTGTCATTTCtttcatttaaatgttgttaAAATGTTTTGGCTTTGGCTTTTTGGCTTTAGTTTCCATTTCAAATTGAGCAATTTTAGTAGTTAAATttattgttcactttattttgatcatctgttgaatttaagttacattgctattacatgccaactaattgtcattaggttataagtagactgttaggttgtggttagagtaagttggcatgtacttgcaaagtttcttaaatgtctattgaaggagcagaatcaacagatattaagcagagagAGTACTATTACTCAAatggaacatcaaaataaagtgttacgaatttattttattttacttagagACAAGATTGGCATGTTTCACAGGTTTACATCTCTAatacttttagtttagctttatttaatttaactagtTTAACTAGCATTTACATCAAACCTTAAAGGGATTGTttacctaaaataaaaacaaaaatgtacactCTAAAGTGgtctcaaacctttatgagttacatttttctgttgaacacgcaCAAAAAAGATATCCATAGAAAAAATACAGTGAATGAAattggctactggtttccaatatcttttgagttcaacagagcaaagaaacaTGTTTGAAAGAAATGCAGGATAAGTAAAAATTTTGCACAATTTTTGTGAGTAaaattcagtctttttttttttttttgtgaaaaacattACTcatatgtgttaaaaaaaaatgaatgaatatttatttaattcattatacTTGTTTAGTTCattgtacatatttatattttcctGCTACTTTATTTCattaagcttttaaaaaaatatccctACCTGTAGTGTCAATGGGGTTAGTGTGATTTCAGCTTAGACCATGTAAAGCCTTTTACAGTGACCCTTAGGAAGCCTGTAAACTGCAGAGATGCTCAGTCACTTTACGTGGTGAATCTCAAACTAAGCAGCTGTTTCTCTGTGTGCAGAAGGACGCGCATACACTGTATTTGGAGCAAGAACTGGAGAGTCTCAGAGCTGTGCTGGAAATAAAGACCAACCAGATACACCAGAAAGACAAGAAACTCATGCAGATGGACAAACTGGTGAGGACTGATAATAAATGTACACATTTGATGTCCCTATAGACCCCTCATTGCATTATGAGTCAGTTTAGTTTAAATAGCCATATGGACCAAAGTTTTTTTAACGAACCTCCATTAAAAAGTCTGCTGTAACATTGCTTTTACTTAATTACCATCACCAAAATTAGTGTCATTATCagatatttattgaataatacaaaATATGGCCTTAAATGTTAGGGCAATACCATGTATtacagaataaatgaatgacatagTCTAAAGGAAAAACCCAATTTTTTTGTTCACCCCACTGGCAGATGAATTTGCTTATTTCAAggaaaaattttattaattttgacattatctcttaaaacaagacttttttgcttttctaaaaatgcttcctgatttaagaatttgtacatatttggacttgaaacaagacaaaatatctaaataattaaAGCACTTTTTGCAGTGCAATAACAGTTCAGGTGACTTAAAATGGGgcaatcaaaatattttttttcctagcTTCATTTAAATTGTGTAAAAATTCTATTTGTCTATTTGTGTAATGTTTTTATCCATGTCTACAGATAGATGATAACTTGAAACTGGAAGAGTGTTTGAACAAAGTCCAGCAAGAAAACGAGGACTACAAGGCTAGAATGGACAAACACGCTGCACTGTCAAGGTAAGCTAAATAGTTTGCAAAAATGGTCActcagtattttgtgattttgctaagtgtgtttttgtgctgaATGATGAAGAGATTCATTCAAGGGGAAAATACTGCAGTGTTGCTGCAGAGGCATAAGATATGTTTCATTTTGCTTTGGATTTAAATtctttatgaaccattttaaggacatttttttcaaaaatatataaaaaattattacccCTTTAATAAGGgggctaatttttttttatcgatagtctatagaacaaaccatcaacatacaataacttgcctaattaccctaatctacctagttaacctaattaattaaGTAAGCCtctaattgtcactttaagctgtatagaagtgtcttgaaaaatatcttgtaaaatattatttactgtcatcatggcaaagataaaataaatcagttattagaaatgagttattaaaactattatgtttagaaatgtgctgaaaaaatatctctgttaaacagaagtttagggaaaaaaataaacagggggatgataattcaagggggctaataattctgacttcaacagtgtgtgtgagtgtgagtgtaagtgtgtgtgtgtgtgtgtgtgtgtgtgtgtgtgtgtgcgtgtgtgtgtgtgtgtgtgtgtgtgtgtgtagtttatatataatattatatcctTTGTTATTCAAAAAACGGCACTCTGGCTTGtgtgatattacttaaatatgtattatctaatttaaatatatcttatatatttatattcagataaatatatatatatatatatatatatatatatatatatatatatatatatatatatatatatatatatgataaagattatttataaattaaaatatctgTGTAGCAATTTTTTTGTagacttttatttatatgtgtcacaaatatgtgcttttattttggttgtgatgtacaaagcaaaaacaatagtttttttttactctcctAAGTTAAATTATAGGTCATTTTAACTTCATTCCAATAGGCGATGAAGCATATGAATCATACAGTGAATGCTTTTAGTCTCTCAAagatcccatgaaattaaaataaagttttttagatgttagtatcagtattgttagtttttgaGGTCTATaaactagtgtgctccaaaacacatTTCAAATATGTGTATCATTTCAAAAAAAATTGTGGAGATGAACACAGGAGTTacagaaagcattttttttttatttgttttatataacgTTAGATCGGCTATGAAGCACTCGTTTGTATCATCTATCATTAAGAGTGCTGGTAACACAGATATAAAAACACGATGCAGAGAGgtcatttgctaaaaaaaaataacaacaacgtTAGTGCGTTAGAGCTTAAACAAACTTAAATAAACGCAAAACAACATGAAGTATGTGTGTTAATACAGCTCCCCTGtttcagttaaatcagttgacttgAAATTCTAAAATGTTAACCCAACTAGTTaagatgtatatatttataataattataattatattttatataatcataaaaataacctaacaaagcaccaaatatttaacccaacttgCTGAGTTATTATtgaataacccaataaaggttaaaagtaacccaacaaagcaccaattatttttaactcaaccattgggttaaataaataactcactgTTTTTGAAGTGTACAGTTTCTCAtcatcacatcataaccaatcaaatgctctctagtatctgacatgccctgcccctTCAAGACGTTTCTCAGCTGCTTGTCATTTGATGCGCTTGGGCTCAACCACTCTCATTGACAAAGCTGTGATTAAACAAAACACTACTGGCTGTTTTAAAAAAGAGGTGGAACTACACTATGTCCCGCCTTCTATTCCTTTTCGGTTGAGATTACgaacaaacatcaaataaaaatgcacgtttcaaaacacttcaaaggacatttaatgttgttgttgttgcttttcaAAATAATATACAATGTCACCTTTATCTggcaatattttaaaacaataattgctGCACACAGGTGTAATAGCCTATTAAACTTCTCCTAATCATCTTCTCCTATCTAGTATCCAGCCTgccattttatttattgcatcaacTGTCAAATCTTAGAACTTCAcgattaatgtttattaatttttcctGTTTGACTGTAGGCAACTCTCCACGGAGCAGGCCATGCTTCAACAGACCCTACAGAAAGAGTCAAAGGTCAACAAACGGCTGTCAATGGAGAACGAGGAGCTGCTGTGGAAGCTCCACAATGGTGACCTGTGCAGCCCTCGACGCCTCTCGCCCTCCTCTCCCTTCCCCTCACCCCGAAACTCCGGCTCCTTCTCCACAGCCCCCATATCACCCAGATAACCTCCGATCCATCCTCACGCCGAGGCTCCAATGGACCCATTTTATTCCTATAATAGGACTTGTACAGTTTGTAAAGATGTGTACAGTTTATACATGTTCCCTTTCCAGATAAAGACAATGATGCACAGTTGCACTTGTAGATCAAGGAATTGCCTTGTTCTGTTACACacttgttttcatgttgtttGTCCCCCTCACCAtcttacacacaaacacttacatTTCTCTGAGGAGGGAACATACCTCAGGGCTTGTACATAGAGTATCTCTCTCTCGGACCGCCATTTTTCTGTtctctttgttttcttttattcttttttttatgattaaattGGTTTGTGCATAGTAAGTAAAACATgtaaagctgtattttttttctttgtgctcACCAGAACTCTATATGATGCTCTCGAAATGGATGAACAACtgaagtattgttttttttaagtatgaactGTATACAGAGAGGAAAGAACTTTAAAGAAAAGCCTCACCTTTTAGCTGGATTGAATATCGATCCAGGTTTCTGTTCCTAATTTCGTGGAATGTatttaattctctctctctctctctctttcccgaACTGTGTCCAGTGGCTCACACATCCAGAATGCTTTAGGTGTGAGTGTGTCCCTTTCTCGACCGCAGTGCCCTTCTTggctttatttcattattattattattatttttttaacgaatGCATTAAATTTCTGGATGTTTATCTTTACAGTTTGTATtggttattttgtcatttgtgttATGTTTAAAGGGGTttttataaatttacacaagATAAACGAATAGGCTACAATACTAGCATGTCAAAGCTAGAATAAGGAGAGTTCAGTGAAAATTTGGGTCATTTTATGTAATTTCATCACTTTAAGCACTTCATTATTGTTACTTTGATTAACCAAAACGTTGGATGCAATGCACAGAAAGGGCAATGATAGCCAAACAATTCGTTTTGCTTTTGGGTGAATCGTTCCTTTAACCTATACTGCCACCCTGTGGTTGAAGCTAAACATTTTCGCTCAGTGAGAAATCAAATGAAGGAGAGTGACACTGTGGGCGTAAAGGAAAATACGGAATGTTGAATATACtggaaaaaagacaaaacataTTGTTAGTATTATGATTtgtgttaataatattttagtttttctacaaattttacagtttaaagaataaaagaaattatattagaacaaaattaaaatatattttcctattAATATATTCCTGTCTAAATTAATTTTTATCAAATGAAAGATGACACATTGTGGACATAAGGGGAAATATGGAATATTAAATATCCTGGAAAAATTGccttatttttgaaaacaaaatgtattattatttatatttgggtttttaatatttttgtttttctacatattttacagtttaaaggAAATTATAttagaacaaaaaaaatcaactgaAAAATTATGTTATGGCTAACACAaattcattcactttttttttcggcttagtccctttatcaatctggggtcaccacagcggaatgaaacaccaacttattcagtacgttttaggcagcggatgcccttccagctgcaacccatctctgggaaacatccatacatgctcattcacactcacacactgcagacaattaagcctacccaattcacctgtataccgcatgtctttggactgtgggggaaaccggagcacctggaggaacccATGAGAACACgggaaaaacaagcaaactccacacagaagctccaactgactcagccgaggctcgaaccagtaacgttcttgctgtgaggcgacagcacttaaATGCGCCAACGCATCGCCCGGCTAACACAAATTATTTGAGTTTAATAGTATATAGGATAAAGGAAATTATATtagaacaaaatgaaaatatattcttcctaaattaattaataaaaagatttttttaagaatatttacaAATGCTCTCTCATAAAAAAGGAAAACATGTCTGCAGGTTCTTTGAAAGTTCAAAATGTACTTTACCTAAAGTAATGAACTTATTTCCTCTGCTAAAAataaaagacaatattttttatttacttatttttattgatttttatttcttctatgctatggaagtcaacagaAACCAGCGACTGTCTTGTTATCCACAttattcagaatatcttcttgttaaatcacaaaaaattaaacaacagcaactgaaaaaaaatagacaaatgtTTTAGGGTTTGGGGAGAGATCAATAAATCGcttttgtactttaattttaaGAACATTAGTACATTAAAGTACTGTCTGTTCATAATTTTCAGAAAACCTGGACAAAAGGACTTGGGAACAAGGTTCTGTTTGCTAGGCTCTCTTATAAACATACTAATCGCAATATAACTTTCACGCTTTCACGTGGGcatgtgtgtgagggtgtgtgcgTGTTAGAATAATGggtcacccaaaaatttaaattcttccATACTTTGCTCCCCCTCAGGTTGTTCCAAATCCATATAAACTAATTTGTCCTGCCAAACTCAAAacaagatatttggaagaatgtcaGTACCAATCAGATCTTGCCACTCATTTActgccatagtaggaaaaattaGCACCTATTTCTTATTGGTTATTGATATATTGACTTTTGCAGAATTAAGAAATGTATAGAGGATTGGAACAACTTTGAGGGTTGAGCTATTTCTTTAAGGAGCTTAAGATGCCAGGAATGGTGCATTATAGAgggcatgtgtgtgcatgttcgAGAGAACACATACACACTGTAGTACAGTATGCGTGCATGTCAATATCCATGAACATTGCTTATCAACTGAATTAGCTCAAAATACTGCTTACCAAAATGCAGTCAACAGTATTTTTCTTGCAAACTTCATGATTTTGAAATCTATGGATCAATAACAATATTGCATCAGGGGTGATGCAAACACTAGC belongs to Danio rerio strain Tuebingen ecotype United States chromosome 1, GRCz12tu, whole genome shotgun sequence and includes:
- the mtus1b gene encoding microtubule-associated tumor suppressor 1 homolog A-like isoform X4, with product MLWSPRLSLSNFHVKLTAKGLFRNLQLLPGCKKSTMVFHAVDKSSKGSKAAGPTAGRTPQHSPACQAGPVEEEEEREDLRLQNEKKNQCILHLRKLIANGNRRLEALALVVQHIFSERESAIKQREELSVQINNLREQLSNSVSCCEQLEKEKEEVRVTLEALFQKLQEQHQSELQQLEERLKDFYSAEWDKTHEAYQREADKCRVLMQQQVEDVRYKQEALRKQQEAAHTEQIATLKHEHETSLTELKKAHENDMQELDKTLKESEAMLNEKIETLTAENEALKERLREEQEWRRAAADKSQKDAHTLYLEQELESLRAVLEIKTNQIHQKDKKLMQMDKLIDDNLKLEECLNKVQQENEDYKARMDKHAALSRQLSTEQAMLQQTLQKESKVNKRLSMENEELLWKLHNGDLCSPRRLSPSSPFPSPRNSGSFSTAPISPR
- the mtus1b gene encoding microtubule-associated tumor suppressor 1 homolog A-like isoform X5; amino-acid sequence: MGSTGSKPGLKKPLVNKKSQKRESAIKQREELSVQINNLREQLSNSVSCCEQLEKEKEEVRVTLEALFQKLQEQHQSELQQLEERLKDFYSAEWDKTHEAYQREADKCRVLMQQQVEDVRYKQEALRKQQEAAHTEQIATLKHEHETSLTELKKAHENDMQELDKTLKESEAMLNEKIETLTAENEALKERLREEQEWRRAAADKSQKDAHTLYLEQELESLRAVLEIKTNQIHQKDKKLMQMDKLIDDNLKLEECLNKVQQENEDYKARMDKHAALSRQLSTEQAMLQQTLQKESKVNKRLSMENEELLWKLHNGDLCSPRRLSPSSPFPSPRNSGSFSTAPISPR
- the mtus1b gene encoding microtubule-associated tumor suppressor 1 homolog A-like isoform X3, with the translated sequence MLWSPRLSLSNFHVKLTAKGLFRNLQLLPGCKKSTMVFHAGPGCRSLCAADWPLWMVDKSSKGSKAAGPTAGRTPQHSPACQAGPVEEEEEREDLRLQNEKKNQCILHLRKLIANGNRRLEALALVVQHIFSERESAIKQREELSVQINNLREQLSNSVSCCEQLEKEKEEVRVTLEALFQKLQEQHQSELQQLEERLKDFYSAEWDKTHEAYQREADKCRVLMQQQVEDVRYKQEALRKQQEAAHTEQIATLKHEHETSLTELKKAHENDMQELDKTLKESEAMLNEKIETLTAENEALKERLREEQEWRRAAADKSQKDAHTLYLEQELESLRAVLEIKTNQIHQKDKKLMQMDKLIDDNLKLEECLNKVQQENEDYKARMDKHAALSRQLSTEQAMLQQTLQKESKVNKRLSMENEELLWKLHNGDLCSPRRLSPSSPFPSPRNSGSFSTAPISPR